A stretch of Rhodoferax potami DNA encodes these proteins:
- a CDS encoding ABC transporter substrate-binding protein has product MNFAKRFTIRSTAAAMMGLALGTTGLMASHAANAGEVTIWAWDPNFNIAIMQEAAKRYTAKNPGVTFKIVDMAKADVEQKLQTTLASGVTKNLPDIVLVEDYNAPKYLRSFPGAFESLSGKVDHKAFANYKVNLMTMGGKVYGLPFDTGTTGMYYRSDLIKQAGFTDKDMQNITWDRYLEIGKQVEAKTGKKMFAMDPQDIASIRIMMQSAGRWYFDKDGKLDIKNNPALKAALETQVKFMKTGVYKPTSGWGEWVGALNKGDVASVITGVWITGSVKAEASQSGKWAVAATPRLNVPGSTNASNLGGSSWYVLAAGKEKAAAADFLNQIYAKDVDFYQTILQSRGAVGSLLASRNGKAYSEADPFFGGDKVWQKYSDWMSKVPSVNYGIYTAEGDAAVAAQLPGLAQGLPVEKALENIHNQLASQIK; this is encoded by the coding sequence ATGAATTTCGCCAAACGCTTCACGATCCGCAGCACCGCAGCCGCCATGATGGGCCTGGCCCTGGGCACCACCGGCCTGATGGCCAGCCACGCCGCCAACGCCGGCGAAGTCACCATTTGGGCATGGGACCCGAACTTCAACATCGCCATCATGCAAGAGGCGGCCAAGCGTTACACCGCCAAGAACCCCGGCGTGACTTTCAAGATCGTGGACATGGCCAAGGCCGATGTGGAGCAAAAACTGCAAACCACCCTGGCCTCCGGCGTGACCAAGAACCTGCCCGACATCGTGCTGGTCGAAGACTACAACGCCCCCAAGTACCTGCGCTCTTTCCCCGGCGCGTTTGAATCCCTGTCCGGCAAGGTGGACCACAAGGCGTTTGCCAACTACAAGGTCAACCTGATGACCATGGGCGGCAAGGTCTACGGCTTGCCTTTTGACACCGGCACCACCGGCATGTACTACCGCAGCGACCTGATCAAGCAGGCCGGCTTCACCGACAAGGACATGCAGAACATCACCTGGGACCGTTACCTGGAAATCGGCAAGCAAGTCGAAGCCAAGACCGGCAAGAAGATGTTCGCCATGGACCCGCAAGACATCGCCAGCATCCGCATCATGATGCAGTCCGCAGGCCGCTGGTACTTTGACAAAGACGGCAAGCTCGACATCAAGAACAACCCCGCCCTGAAGGCCGCGCTGGAAACCCAGGTCAAGTTCATGAAGACCGGCGTCTACAAGCCCACCTCCGGTTGGGGCGAGTGGGTCGGCGCGCTGAACAAGGGTGACGTGGCCTCCGTGATTACCGGCGTGTGGATCACCGGCTCCGTGAAGGCTGAAGCCAGCCAGTCCGGCAAATGGGCTGTGGCTGCCACACCCCGCCTGAACGTGCCGGGCTCCACCAACGCATCCAACCTGGGCGGATCCAGCTGGTATGTGCTGGCTGCTGGCAAAGAAAAAGCCGCCGCTGCCGACTTCCTGAACCAGATCTACGCCAAGGATGTGGACTTCTACCAGACCATTCTGCAATCCCGCGGTGCGGTGGGCTCCTTGTTGGCCTCACGCAATGGCAAGGCTTACTCGGAAGCCGACCCCTTCTTCGGTGGCGACAAGGTATGGCAGAAATACAGCGACTGGATGAGCAAGGTGCCTAGCGTGAACTACGGCATCTACACCGCCGAAGGTGACGCTGCGGTGGCAGCCCAACTGCCGGGTCTGGCCCAAGGCCTGCCGGTTGAGAAGGCGCTGGAAAACATCCACAACCAGCTCGCTTCGCAAATCAAGTAA
- a CDS encoding LacI family DNA-binding transcriptional regulator encodes MATLSEVARLAGVTTATVSNVLRNTQKVKPATVQKVQDAIAATGYRPNLMARALAEGKSSMVALVLPDINNPFYPEFVRVAERVARHRNYFLMVCNTDERPDIGRAYLHQIAGTLADGVLVLHTGISADDINELKTRRSPIVLASEEHVDLADRIPHVVVNFHRAGEIAGQHLLALGHTRIGAIVGCGLEGMQLGRLNGFKGALASAGITVDDALVRNVSDTVAGGHEATDSLLEQHPDLTAIFCTNDLMAYGASQALADRNIRIPQDISLIGITDIQLARDMRPALTTVALGIEQVATMSINLLLDLIENPQHEPTIMHVPDPVLVVRASTGPVRSAP; translated from the coding sequence ATGGCCACATTGAGCGAAGTCGCCCGTCTGGCCGGGGTCACCACGGCCACCGTGTCCAATGTGCTGCGCAACACCCAGAAGGTGAAGCCCGCCACGGTGCAAAAAGTGCAAGACGCAATTGCCGCGACCGGTTACCGCCCCAACCTGATGGCGCGTGCATTGGCCGAGGGCAAGTCGTCGATGGTGGCGCTGGTGCTGCCCGATATCAACAACCCCTTCTACCCCGAGTTCGTGCGGGTGGCCGAGCGGGTGGCGCGCCACCGCAACTACTTTTTGATGGTGTGTAACACCGACGAACGGCCCGACATCGGCCGCGCCTATCTGCACCAGATCGCCGGCACCTTGGCTGACGGCGTGCTGGTGCTGCACACCGGTATCAGTGCGGACGACATCAATGAGCTCAAAACCCGCCGCTCGCCCATCGTGCTGGCGTCGGAAGAGCATGTGGACCTGGCCGACCGTATTCCGCACGTGGTGGTGAACTTTCACCGCGCGGGTGAAATTGCAGGCCAGCACCTATTGGCGTTGGGTCACACGCGCATTGGCGCCATTGTGGGTTGCGGCCTCGAGGGTATGCAGCTCGGGCGCCTGAATGGGTTCAAGGGTGCACTGGCTTCTGCCGGCATCACCGTGGACGATGCGCTGGTGCGCAATGTCAGCGATACCGTGGCCGGGGGCCATGAGGCCACCGACTCACTGCTGGAGCAGCACCCCGACCTGACCGCCATTTTTTGCACCAACGACCTGATGGCCTATGGCGCGAGCCAAGCGCTGGCAGACCGCAACATCCGGATTCCGCAAGACATCTCGCTGATCGGCATTACCGACATCCAACTCGCACGCGACATGCGCCCCGCCCTCACTACGGTCGCGCTGGGCATCGAGCAGGTGGCGACCATGTCGATCAACCTGTTGCTGGACCTGATTGAAAACCCGCAGCACGAACCGACCATCATGCATGTGCCTGACCCGGTGCTGGTGGTGCGCGCTTCGACCGGGCCGGTACGCAGCGCGCCTTAA
- a CDS encoding pyridoxal phosphate-dependent decarboxylase family protein, which translates to MTATTQPPFQASADSLDPTDWNSVRQMGHRMLDDMVDMLAGLRETPVWQPMPPEARQALRGGALPTEPGDLDAVYQDFQTLVQPYGSGNSHPRFMGWVQGGGNPVGMLAELLAAATNPNLGGRDHAPIEVERQVIRWAAEMLGFPQDASGVLVTGTSMANLIAVLVARTRALGTDVRRTGLQGRRLVAYTSVEAHNCVARAMDMAGLGSDALRLIGVDAHHRIDLHALQAAIAQDTAAGLQPFMVVGCAGTVDTGSVDDLSALAALARTQGLWFHVDAAYGALAMLSPAQRPLLQGLSEADSVAFDFHKWAQVPYDAGCIVVRDAALHAATFASQPAYLQRSVRGMAGNQPWPTDFGPDLSRGFRALKVWMTLKTYGAAKLGQVVAHNCSLAQHLARCVDAEPQLERLAPVTLNVVCFRVKAQGVDLDALNADIVADVQESGIAVPSTTRIGGVLAIRVALVNHRTRQEDVQMLLDAVLAATQQRLASA; encoded by the coding sequence GTGACGGCGACAACTCAGCCCCCCTTCCAAGCCTCCGCCGATAGCCTGGACCCGACCGACTGGAATTCGGTGCGGCAGATGGGCCACCGGATGCTCGACGACATGGTCGACATGTTGGCCGGCCTGCGCGAAACCCCCGTGTGGCAGCCCATGCCACCAGAGGCTCGCCAGGCACTGCGCGGCGGTGCCCTACCTACAGAGCCCGGCGACCTGGATGCGGTGTACCAAGACTTTCAAACTCTGGTGCAGCCTTACGGCAGCGGCAACAGCCACCCCCGCTTCATGGGCTGGGTGCAGGGCGGGGGCAACCCGGTGGGCATGTTGGCCGAACTGCTGGCTGCCGCTACCAACCCCAACCTCGGCGGGCGCGACCACGCACCGATTGAGGTAGAGCGCCAGGTGATCCGCTGGGCGGCAGAGATGCTGGGTTTCCCGCAGGATGCCAGCGGTGTGCTGGTCACCGGCACCTCCATGGCCAATCTGATTGCCGTGCTGGTGGCGCGCACGCGGGCGCTAGGCACCGACGTGCGGCGGACCGGACTGCAGGGCCGCCGGCTGGTGGCCTACACCTCGGTCGAAGCCCACAACTGTGTGGCCCGCGCCATGGACATGGCCGGCCTGGGTAGCGATGCGCTGCGCCTGATCGGTGTGGACGCCCACCACCGCATCGACCTGCACGCCCTGCAAGCCGCCATTGCGCAAGACACGGCAGCAGGCCTGCAGCCTTTTATGGTGGTGGGCTGCGCGGGCACGGTGGATACCGGCTCGGTAGACGACTTGTCGGCCCTGGCCGCACTGGCGCGCACACAAGGCCTGTGGTTTCATGTGGACGCCGCCTACGGTGCGCTGGCCATGCTTTCGCCTGCACAGCGCCCGCTGTTGCAGGGCCTGAGCGAAGCGGACTCGGTGGCCTTTGATTTTCATAAATGGGCGCAAGTGCCTTACGACGCGGGCTGCATTGTGGTGCGCGATGCCGCGCTGCACGCTGCCACCTTTGCCAGCCAACCGGCCTATCTGCAACGCAGCGTGCGCGGTATGGCGGGCAACCAGCCGTGGCCCACCGACTTCGGGCCCGACCTGTCGCGCGGTTTCCGGGCGCTCAAGGTCTGGATGACACTCAAAACCTATGGCGCAGCCAAACTGGGGCAGGTAGTGGCCCACAACTGCAGCCTGGCGCAGCACCTGGCCCGTTGTGTGGACGCTGAGCCGCAGTTAGAGCGGCTGGCACCCGTGACGCTCAATGTGGTGTGTTTTCGGGTGAAGGCCCAGGGGGTGGACCTGGACGCGCTGAACGCCGACATCGTGGCCGATGTGCAGGAGTCCGGCATCGCGGTGCCATCTACCACGCGCATTGGTGGGGTGCTGGCCATCCGCGTGGCACTGGTGAACCACCGCACCCGGCAGGAAGATGTGCAGATGCTGCTGGACGCCGTGCTAGCGGCAACTCAGCAGCGACTGGCCAGCGCTTAG
- a CDS encoding RidA family protein yields the protein MNSSAIQRINPAAQWSDAVVHNGTAYFVEVPESGTDITSQSQAVFAQAERTLALAGSNKSRLLIATIYLKHMADRAAFNAAWQAWLPEGCAPARVCVSAEMASPDYLLEIAFTAAVA from the coding sequence ATGAACAGCTCCGCGATCCAACGCATCAACCCCGCCGCCCAATGGTCGGACGCAGTGGTGCACAACGGCACCGCGTATTTTGTAGAAGTGCCTGAGAGCGGCACCGACATCACCAGCCAATCGCAGGCGGTGTTTGCCCAGGCAGAACGCACGCTGGCGCTGGCCGGCAGTAACAAAAGCCGCCTGTTGATTGCCACCATTTACCTCAAACACATGGCTGACCGCGCCGCCTTTAACGCCGCGTGGCAAGCCTGGTTGCCCGAAGGCTGCGCACCGGCCCGCGTATGTGTCAGCGCCGAGATGGCCAGTCCGGACTACCTGCTGGAAATTGCCTTCACCGCCGCGGTGGCTTGA
- the hsdR gene encoding EcoAI/FtnUII family type I restriction enzme subunit R, with protein MDKHALSESDISDKYVRPAMVQAGWHTLDQIYAQFPLRAGRVVVRGNKSHRDKDTVLKADFVLFLKPNIPLAVVEVKKARLSPQAGMQQALNYATLLDVPFSFASNGDSFIFRDATLATGVLEQALTLDQFPTPHELWARYCTWKGWSAEVQSVAAYDYAPDPSGKKVPRYYQLNAINRTVEAIAAGQNRVLLVMATGTGKTYTAFQIIHRLWKSSWRANKPLGQKRILFLADRNILIDQTMVNDFRPFKGAMAKLSANAKGVERVNAQGQIEVDDVDLAVDKTTKAVNKSYEIYLSLYQAVTGTEEEQNIYKQFSPDFFDLIVVDECHRGSANEDSAWRDILTYFVSATHVGLTATPKETKDTSNIAYFGEPIYTYSLKQGIEDGFLAPYKVIRVDLDKDTFGWRPTAGMTDNKGQLIEDRVYTGRDMNRKLVMEPRDAVVAERITAYLRAADRMAKTIVFCEDIDHAARMRQAISNANADICATQPNYVVQITGDNLEGKRELDNFIDPEKSYPVIATTSKLMSTGVDAQTCKLIVLDQNIKSMTLFKQIIGRGTRLREDLGKSWFTILDFKRATDNFADPAFDGEPVQIYEPKGSDPIAPPDTPPEPLAPANPGLPGIDGTQGPQDPLDPLGPFGGAGGTPPIKYVLGNQVTVAVARERVQYLNAQGKLITESLRDYTRINLTKQYDSLDKFLQAWNDADRKAALLEELESRGVLVEAMQEELSAQGHTGLDPFDALLHVAYNMPPLTRRERARRVKKRNAKYNIFTHYGPVARQVIDALLDKYADEGIATIEADTVFNVQPFTDIGRPAEIIKSFGGRPQYKTALQTLERELYAASE; from the coding sequence ATGGATAAACACGCGCTATCCGAGAGCGACATCAGCGACAAATACGTTCGCCCTGCCATGGTGCAAGCCGGCTGGCACACACTGGACCAGATTTACGCCCAGTTCCCCCTGCGCGCAGGCCGTGTCGTGGTGCGGGGCAACAAGTCCCACCGCGACAAAGACACGGTCCTCAAAGCCGATTTCGTCTTATTCCTCAAGCCCAATATCCCGCTGGCGGTGGTTGAGGTCAAGAAGGCGCGCCTCTCGCCCCAAGCGGGCATGCAGCAAGCGCTGAACTACGCCACGCTTTTAGATGTGCCTTTCAGCTTTGCCAGCAATGGCGACAGCTTCATCTTCCGCGACGCCACGCTGGCCACCGGCGTGCTGGAGCAAGCCCTTACGCTGGACCAGTTCCCAACCCCGCATGAGCTGTGGGCGCGCTACTGCACCTGGAAAGGTTGGAGCGCTGAAGTGCAAAGCGTGGCTGCCTATGACTACGCGCCGGACCCGAGTGGCAAAAAAGTGCCGCGCTACTACCAGCTCAACGCCATCAACCGCACGGTAGAAGCCATTGCCGCCGGACAAAACCGCGTGCTACTCGTCATGGCCACCGGCACCGGCAAAACCTACACCGCCTTCCAAATCATCCACCGGCTGTGGAAGTCCAGCTGGCGCGCTAACAAACCCCTTGGCCAAAAGCGCATCCTGTTTCTGGCGGACCGCAACATCCTCATTGACCAAACCATGGTCAACGACTTCCGCCCCTTCAAGGGCGCCATGGCCAAGCTCAGCGCTAATGCGAAGGGCGTGGAACGCGTCAACGCCCAAGGCCAGATTGAGGTGGATGACGTAGACCTCGCGGTGGACAAAACTACCAAGGCCGTCAACAAAAGCTATGAGATATACCTCTCGCTCTACCAGGCAGTGACAGGCACCGAAGAAGAGCAAAACATCTACAAGCAGTTCAGCCCCGACTTCTTCGACCTCATCGTGGTGGACGAGTGCCACCGTGGCAGCGCTAATGAAGACTCCGCTTGGCGCGACATCCTCACCTACTTTGTCAGCGCCACCCATGTGGGGCTGACCGCCACACCCAAAGAAACCAAAGACACGTCCAACATCGCCTACTTCGGCGAACCCATCTACACCTACAGCCTCAAGCAAGGCATTGAAGACGGCTTTCTGGCGCCCTACAAAGTCATCCGGGTGGACCTGGACAAAGACACCTTCGGCTGGCGCCCCACCGCAGGCATGACTGACAACAAGGGCCAGCTCATCGAAGACCGCGTCTACACCGGCCGCGACATGAACCGCAAGCTGGTCATGGAGCCGCGCGACGCGGTGGTGGCCGAGCGCATCACCGCCTACCTGCGCGCCGCCGACCGCATGGCCAAAACCATCGTGTTTTGTGAAGACATAGACCACGCCGCCCGCATGCGCCAGGCGATCAGCAACGCCAATGCCGACATCTGCGCCACCCAACCCAACTACGTGGTGCAAATCACGGGTGATAACTTGGAGGGCAAGCGCGAGCTGGACAACTTCATCGACCCCGAGAAATCCTACCCGGTCATTGCCACCACCTCCAAACTCATGAGCACGGGGGTTGACGCGCAAACCTGCAAGCTCATCGTGCTGGACCAGAACATCAAGTCCATGACGCTGTTCAAGCAAATCATTGGCCGCGGCACCCGCCTGCGCGAAGATCTGGGCAAAAGCTGGTTCACCATCCTCGACTTCAAGCGCGCCACCGACAACTTTGCCGACCCCGCCTTTGACGGCGAGCCTGTGCAAATCTACGAACCCAAAGGCAGCGACCCCATCGCGCCACCGGACACGCCGCCTGAACCGTTAGCCCCCGCTAACCCTGGCCTGCCCGGAATTGATGGCACGCAAGGCCCCCAAGATCCACTGGATCCCCTCGGTCCCTTCGGCGGCGCAGGCGGCACGCCGCCCATCAAATACGTGCTCGGCAACCAGGTCACCGTCGCGGTGGCCCGCGAGCGGGTGCAGTACCTCAACGCCCAGGGCAAGCTCATCACCGAGAGTCTGCGCGACTACACCCGCATCAACCTCACCAAGCAATACGACTCTTTGGACAAGTTCCTGCAAGCCTGGAACGACGCAGACCGCAAAGCCGCTCTGCTGGAAGAGCTGGAGTCGCGCGGTGTGCTGGTGGAGGCAATGCAAGAGGAACTCAGCGCCCAAGGACACACCGGGCTGGACCCGTTTGATGCGCTTTTGCACGTGGCCTACAACATGCCGCCCCTCACCCGGCGCGAGCGCGCCCGCAGGGTGAAGAAGCGCAATGCCAAATACAACATATTCACCCACTACGGCCCGGTGGCCCGCCAGGTCATCGACGCCCTGCTCGACAAATACGCCGACGAAGGCATTGCCACCATCGAGGCCGACACGGTCTTCAACGTACAACCCTTCACCGACATAGGCCGCCCAGCTGAAATCATCAAGAGCTTCGGCGGCCGCCCCCAGTACAAAACCGCCCTGCAGACGCTGGAGCGCGAGCTTTACGCGGCAAGCGAGTAA
- a CDS encoding AAA family ATPase, translating into MLYYPRTPLASSLADALQGKDVFSDAPNGLFLAAPRRTGKSTFLQADLMPELQRRQVVVVYVDLWADQKRDPGSLIAEAVGQALLKQLGVVAKTAKLAGLDSISVGGIKIDTSKIGKVDGSTLTDALRALSEASKAPVALVIDEAQHALTSEAGETAMAALKSARDQLNRPGEVRLMLVMSGSDRDKLLRLVNTNAAPFYGSQIHRMPELGADFIAHIAQLIVRQRADLAPVNEATLSEAFTRFGQRPQFFMEALGQVLSPLATNTGRFEDAMLDKALQKQDADESQMESDFTALRPLEQAVLWRMLELGQRFRPYDADALQFYNEKTGEKVTVAKAQKALEGLRAHQPSLIWKSARSEYAVEDAAMLRWYTQRVAAGSWPPASPQLDWVDE; encoded by the coding sequence ATGCTTTACTACCCGCGTACGCCCTTGGCATCCAGCTTGGCCGATGCTTTGCAGGGTAAAGACGTCTTTAGCGATGCGCCCAACGGACTGTTTCTGGCAGCGCCCCGCCGCACAGGCAAATCCACCTTCCTGCAAGCCGACCTCATGCCCGAGTTGCAGCGCCGCCAGGTGGTGGTGGTGTACGTGGACCTGTGGGCGGACCAGAAGCGTGACCCCGGCAGCCTCATTGCCGAGGCGGTGGGCCAAGCTTTGCTAAAGCAGTTGGGCGTGGTGGCCAAGACTGCCAAGTTGGCGGGGCTGGACAGCATCAGCGTCGGGGGTATCAAAATCGACACCTCAAAAATCGGCAAGGTCGACGGCAGCACCCTCACCGATGCACTGCGCGCCCTGTCCGAAGCTAGCAAAGCCCCCGTCGCGCTGGTGATAGACGAGGCCCAGCATGCACTCACCAGCGAGGCGGGTGAAACCGCGATGGCGGCACTCAAGTCCGCCCGTGACCAACTCAACCGCCCCGGCGAGGTGCGGCTCATGCTGGTGATGTCAGGCTCCGATCGCGACAAGCTCCTGCGGCTGGTCAACACCAATGCGGCCCCTTTCTACGGCTCCCAAATCCACCGCATGCCCGAGCTAGGGGCTGACTTCATTGCCCACATCGCGCAACTCATAGTCCGCCAGCGTGCCGACCTTGCCCCAGTCAACGAAGCTACCTTGAGCGAAGCCTTTACGCGTTTCGGCCAGCGTCCCCAGTTTTTTATGGAGGCCCTCGGGCAGGTGCTCAGCCCTTTGGCCACCAACACCGGCAGATTTGAAGACGCCATGCTGGATAAAGCCCTGCAGAAACAAGACGCTGACGAGTCGCAGATGGAAAGCGACTTCACCGCCCTGCGTCCGCTGGAGCAAGCCGTGCTCTGGCGCATGCTGGAACTGGGCCAACGCTTTCGCCCGTATGACGCCGACGCGCTTCAGTTCTACAACGAGAAAACGGGTGAAAAAGTCACCGTGGCCAAGGCGCAAAAAGCCTTGGAAGGTTTGCGCGCCCACCAGCCCAGCCTGATCTGGAAATCCGCCCGCAGCGAATACGCGGTCGAGGACGCCGCCATGCTCCGCTGGTACACCCAGCGCGTCGCAGCGGGCTCATGGCCGCCAGCAAGTCCGCAACTTGATTGGGTAGATGAGTGA
- a CDS encoding type I restriction-modification system subunit M yields MSNLSATIKSIQDVMRQDAGINGDAQRIEQMVWLLFLKVFDALEEELELTRDSYTSPIPEPLRWRNWAADAEGITGDGLLKFVNDDLFGALKNLGGDAQRNPRGYVVRSVFEDANNFMKSGHLLRQVINKLAAIDFNRQAERHQFNDLYEKILRDLQSAGNAGEFYTPRAVTQFMVDMVNPRLGEKVLDPATGTGGFLVCAIEHLRKQAHTPEHDVMLQNSITGVEKKQLPHMLCVTNLMLHGIEVPSLIQHGNTLARPLREVTQADRVDVVLTNPPFGGVEEPGIEQGFPADVRTKETADLFLVLIKHILKAKGRAALVLPDGTLFGEGVKTRIKEQLLAECNLHTIVRLPNGVFAPYTGIKTNLLFFTKGTPTKEVWYYEHPYPTGVKNYNKTKPIRIEEFDAEKAWWGTEADGFASRQENERAWKVSIEQIKAANYNLDQKNPHAADTVSHDPAQLLADYARLQGEAQALRDELKGILAKSLASAD; encoded by the coding sequence ATGTCCAACCTCTCGGCAACCATCAAATCTATCCAAGACGTCATGCGCCAGGACGCCGGCATCAACGGCGACGCCCAGCGCATCGAGCAAATGGTGTGGCTGCTCTTCCTCAAAGTGTTTGACGCGCTGGAAGAAGAGCTCGAACTCACCCGCGACAGCTACACAAGCCCCATCCCCGAGCCCCTGCGCTGGCGCAACTGGGCGGCAGACGCTGAGGGCATCACCGGCGACGGCCTGCTCAAGTTCGTGAACGACGACCTGTTTGGCGCACTCAAAAACCTAGGGGGCGACGCCCAGCGCAACCCGCGCGGCTACGTGGTGCGCAGCGTGTTTGAAGACGCCAACAACTTCATGAAAAGCGGCCACCTGCTACGCCAGGTCATCAACAAGCTCGCGGCTATCGACTTCAACCGCCAGGCCGAGCGCCACCAGTTCAACGACCTGTACGAGAAGATACTGCGCGACCTGCAAAGCGCCGGCAACGCGGGCGAGTTCTACACCCCCCGCGCCGTCACCCAGTTCATGGTGGACATGGTCAACCCCCGCTTGGGCGAAAAAGTGCTCGACCCCGCCACCGGCACCGGCGGCTTTTTGGTTTGCGCCATCGAGCACCTGCGCAAGCAAGCCCATACGCCCGAGCACGATGTCATGCTGCAAAACAGCATCACCGGCGTCGAGAAAAAGCAACTCCCCCACATGCTGTGCGTCACCAACCTCATGCTCCACGGCATCGAGGTGCCCAGCCTCATCCAGCACGGCAACACCCTGGCCCGCCCGCTGCGCGAAGTGACCCAGGCAGACCGCGTGGACGTGGTGCTCACCAACCCGCCCTTCGGTGGTGTGGAAGAGCCGGGCATCGAGCAAGGCTTTCCTGCCGACGTGCGCACCAAAGAAACAGCAGACTTGTTTCTGGTGCTCATTAAACACATCCTCAAAGCCAAAGGCCGCGCCGCGCTGGTGCTGCCCGACGGCACCCTGTTTGGCGAAGGCGTCAAGACGCGCATCAAAGAGCAACTGCTGGCCGAGTGCAACCTGCACACCATCGTGCGCCTGCCCAACGGTGTGTTTGCGCCCTACACCGGCATCAAGACCAACCTGCTGTTCTTCACCAAAGGCACGCCCACCAAGGAAGTTTGGTACTACGAGCACCCGTACCCCACGGGCGTGAAGAACTACAACAAAACCAAGCCCATCCGCATCGAAGAGTTCGACGCCGAGAAAGCCTGGTGGGGCACCGAGGCCGATGGCTTTGCCTCTAGGCAAGAAAACGAACGCGCCTGGAAGGTGAGCATCGAGCAGATCAAGGCCGCCAACTACAACCTCGACCAAAAGAACCCCCACGCCGCAGACACCGTGAGCCACGACCCTGCGCAACTGCTGGCCGACTACGCCCGCCTGCAAGGTGAGGCGCAAGCCCTGCGCGATGAGCTCAAGGGAATATTGGCCAAATCGCTCGCTAGCGCAGATTGA